A DNA window from Desulfuromonas sp. contains the following coding sequences:
- a CDS encoding 30S ribosome-binding factor RbfA: MEFKRSHRVGEAILKELSVIFINGLKDPRIGYVTLTAVDVTADLGIAKVYYTVIGDEETRARTAQGIEKAKTFIRRQLAQKLSLRQVPELIFKYDKSIDYGNHIDTLLKDIADEQNDDQSDS; encoded by the coding sequence TTGGAATTTAAACGTTCACACCGCGTCGGTGAGGCTATCCTCAAAGAGCTTTCAGTGATCTTCATTAATGGGTTGAAAGATCCGCGAATCGGTTATGTTACCCTGACTGCCGTTGATGTGACTGCCGATCTCGGGATTGCGAAGGTCTATTATACTGTCATCGGCGATGAAGAAACCCGGGCCAGAACGGCACAGGGGATTGAAAAGGCAAAAACTTTTATTCGCCGCCAGCTCGCTCAAAAGCTGAGCTTGCGCCAGGTCCCGGAACTGATTTTCAAATATGACAAGTCGATCGATTACGGAAACCATATCGACACACTGTTGAAGGATATTGCTGATGAGCAAAACGACGATCAAAGCGATTCTTGA
- a CDS encoding DUF503 domain-containing protein translates to MIVGVLRIELQLYSPQSLKEKRSVVRKILGRCRERFPVSCAETGLHDPWQRSEIGFVITGSDDESFDALFEKIESEIIRTGLAEICTRSTDIFHY, encoded by the coding sequence ATGATCGTCGGTGTTCTGCGTATTGAATTACAGCTTTACTCGCCGCAGAGTTTAAAAGAGAAGCGCTCGGTTGTCCGCAAGATTCTCGGCCGCTGCCGGGAACGTTTCCCGGTCTCCTGTGCCGAAACCGGCCTGCATGACCCGTGGCAGCGATCCGAGATCGGTTTTGTCATAACCGGCAGCGATGATGAATCATTCGATGCATTGTTTGAAAAAATTGAATCTGAAATCATACGGACCGGGTTAGCGGAAATATGCACCCGGTCTACTGATATTTTTCACTACTGA
- a CDS encoding translation initiation factor IF-2 produces MGKTHVHELAKKFGIDDAEILQKLSDLGIDASDTESILSDDDVLKFEAAQTGQEMKIEEQRINPGIIRRRKKAVEKKPEAEEPVAEPEVEEAQAASEESPTDIELDQVVADEPKAEQPSAEEKAEKTDESEAEESQEQKETEAPTKPEKVTKASPNQAKILGRVELPTPAEKKPRRPASPDRKKPSGRPAAAAAAAPGTGPGPGEVPPPEKEGRGKKRKKGKERVDFGPGEKPRRRGRREVFEPDRDFGRNKKNRRQAKPAKKTEITVSKAIKRIIKISDVITVGELAKRMGVKANDLIRELMNQGQMVTINHPLDFETAALLASEFSYEVENIAFDEETILEKSDIATNKEEDSVEDLEERSPVVTIMGHVDHGKTSLLDAVRATSVTEGEAGGITQHIGAYEVEINGRKIAFLDTPGHEAFTAMRSRGAQVTDIVVLVVAADDGVMPQTKEAINHARAAGVPLIVAVNKIDKPDANPDRVKQELADYELVPEDWGGDTIFVEVSAKQQTNLDQLLEMILLQAEVLELKANPNKKAKGTVVEARLDKGRGPVATILVQEGTLKIGDPVVTGVHYGRVRTMVDDLGKTVEKAGPSCPVEVTGLSGVPDAGDNLHAVEDEKTAKDVAQHRQQKLREAEMAQSSKVSLEQLYAQIQQGDVKELKTIIKADVQGSVEAVKDSLNKLSTDNCRLIVIHTAVGGITESDITLASASNAIVLGFNVRPEGKATVLAEKEGVDIRLYNIIYDAVDDIRNAMEGLLAPTFQEKAMGRIEVRETFHVSKVGTIAGCYVLDGKVMRNAKARLVRDSIVIWEGSLNSLKRFKDDVKEVQAGYECGLGLENYNDIKVGDIIEAYEMEEIKSTL; encoded by the coding sequence ATGGGCAAGACACATGTTCACGAATTGGCCAAGAAGTTCGGTATCGATGATGCTGAAATTCTTCAGAAGCTGTCCGACCTCGGTATTGATGCGAGCGATACGGAGAGTATTCTGAGTGATGATGATGTTCTGAAATTCGAAGCGGCTCAAACCGGTCAGGAAATGAAGATCGAGGAACAACGGATTAATCCCGGAATCATCCGCCGTCGTAAAAAGGCTGTCGAGAAAAAACCTGAAGCCGAAGAGCCGGTGGCCGAACCGGAAGTTGAAGAAGCCCAGGCTGCTTCGGAAGAATCCCCGACAGATATCGAGCTGGATCAGGTCGTCGCTGATGAACCGAAGGCAGAGCAGCCATCGGCTGAAGAAAAGGCAGAGAAGACCGATGAATCGGAGGCTGAGGAGAGTCAGGAGCAGAAAGAAACCGAGGCTCCGACCAAACCGGAAAAGGTGACTAAGGCAAGCCCGAATCAGGCCAAGATTCTCGGGCGCGTCGAACTGCCGACCCCGGCCGAGAAAAAGCCGCGTAGACCTGCAAGTCCAGACCGCAAGAAGCCATCAGGTCGTCCGGCGGCAGCTGCCGCTGCTGCACCCGGAACCGGTCCCGGTCCCGGTGAAGTTCCACCACCGGAGAAAGAAGGGCGTGGCAAAAAACGGAAAAAAGGTAAGGAGCGGGTCGATTTTGGGCCCGGTGAGAAGCCGCGGCGGCGCGGTCGGCGTGAAGTTTTTGAGCCGGATCGTGACTTCGGTCGCAACAAGAAGAATCGGCGACAGGCGAAGCCGGCGAAAAAGACCGAAATTACCGTCAGCAAGGCGATCAAGCGGATTATCAAGATCAGTGATGTCATCACAGTTGGTGAACTGGCAAAAAGAATGGGAGTCAAGGCCAATGACCTGATTCGGGAGCTGATGAATCAGGGTCAGATGGTCACGATCAATCATCCTCTCGATTTCGAAACAGCCGCGTTGCTTGCTTCCGAGTTTAGTTATGAAGTAGAAAATATTGCCTTTGATGAAGAGACTATCCTCGAGAAATCGGATATTGCCACTAATAAAGAAGAGGACAGCGTTGAAGACCTGGAAGAGCGCTCACCGGTTGTAACCATTATGGGCCATGTCGACCACGGCAAGACCTCACTGCTCGACGCGGTTCGGGCGACGAGCGTAACCGAAGGCGAAGCCGGTGGCATCACCCAGCATATCGGTGCTTATGAAGTTGAAATTAACGGTCGCAAGATTGCCTTTCTCGATACACCCGGTCACGAAGCGTTCACCGCGATGCGTTCACGTGGCGCCCAGGTAACAGATATCGTAGTCCTCGTTGTCGCCGCCGATGATGGCGTGATGCCGCAGACCAAGGAGGCGATCAATCATGCCCGGGCCGCCGGTGTACCGCTTATCGTTGCTGTTAACAAGATCGACAAGCCGGATGCCAACCCCGACCGGGTCAAGCAGGAGCTTGCCGATTACGAGCTGGTGCCGGAAGATTGGGGCGGCGATACGATCTTTGTTGAAGTCTCAGCTAAGCAACAGACCAATCTCGATCAGCTGCTTGAAATGATTCTTCTGCAGGCCGAGGTTTTAGAACTCAAGGCGAATCCGAACAAAAAAGCCAAAGGAACAGTAGTCGAAGCACGTCTCGACAAGGGGCGCGGTCCGGTAGCTACTATTCTGGTTCAGGAGGGGACTCTCAAAATCGGCGATCCGGTCGTAACCGGCGTGCATTATGGCAGGGTCCGGACCATGGTCGACGATCTCGGCAAAACAGTCGAGAAGGCCGGTCCCTCCTGTCCGGTTGAGGTAACCGGTCTTTCCGGAGTTCCGGATGCAGGTGACAATCTGCACGCTGTTGAAGATGAGAAAACCGCCAAGGACGTCGCTCAACATCGGCAACAGAAACTCCGTGAAGCTGAAATGGCGCAGAGCAGCAAAGTTTCTCTCGAACAACTCTATGCGCAAATTCAACAGGGTGATGTCAAGGAACTCAAGACAATCATCAAGGCTGACGTACAGGGCTCGGTCGAGGCGGTCAAGGATTCTCTCAATAAACTTTCGACCGATAACTGCCGACTCATTGTCATTCATACCGCTGTCGGTGGTATTACCGAAAGCGATATTACTCTCGCTTCGGCATCGAATGCGATCGTCCTCGGTTTCAATGTAAGACCCGAGGGGAAGGCAACAGTACTTGCCGAAAAAGAGGGTGTTGATATTCGCCTTTACAACATCATTTATGATGCGGTTGATGACATCCGGAACGCCATGGAGGGTCTGCTTGCCCCGACCTTCCAGGAAAAGGCAATGGGTCGAATCGAGGTCCGCGAGACCTTCCACGTTTCCAAGGTCGGAACGATCGCCGGCTGTTATGTCCTCGACGGCAAGGTCATGCGCAATGCCAAGGCACGCCTGGTTCGTGATAGTATTGTCATCTGGGAAGGAAGCCTCAACTCACTGAAGCGCTTCAAGGATGATGTCAAGGAGGTTCAGGCCGGATACGAGTGCGGTCTCGGTCTCGAAAATTATAACGACATCAAGGTTGGCGATATTATCGAGGCCTATGAGATGGAAGAGATTAAGTCAACCCTCTAG
- a CDS encoding transcription termination/antitermination protein NusA, protein MVLNLNHVIDQVVKDKGINREVLVEALESAVLSAANKKYRNTRDLEAHFNNEIGEVELFEFVTVVEEVEDSYQEITLSEAREIEPDAEPGDSLGMKLDATGFSRIAAQTAKQVIIQKVREAEREGIYNEFKDRIGELLNGIVRRYERGDLIIDLGRTEALLPHREQVPRENYRQGDRVRAYLSEVKLSPKGPQIILSRTHPGVVASLFSSEVPEISEGIVEIMGVAREPGSRTKIAVVSHDSDVDPVGACVGMRGSRVQNVVSELRGEKIDIIPWTPDIARFACSALSPAEVTRVYVDNEEQALEIIVPDDQLSLAIGKKGQNVRLAAKLSNWRIDIKSESRAAEAELEEAAAEEEASDEITTESLLEKYTKDELYQMAKQHAIPGRSSLGKEELAEKLAEILPNLTPEVDEDDETIHASADPKAEEDVEQDI, encoded by the coding sequence ATGGTCCTTAATCTGAATCATGTCATCGATCAGGTCGTCAAAGACAAAGGGATAAACCGTGAAGTGCTGGTTGAGGCACTCGAGTCGGCTGTCCTTTCGGCGGCAAACAAGAAATATCGTAACACGCGTGATCTCGAGGCGCATTTCAATAACGAGATCGGCGAAGTTGAACTTTTCGAATTTGTTACGGTTGTCGAGGAAGTTGAAGACTCGTATCAGGAGATAACTCTTAGCGAAGCACGAGAGATTGAACCCGATGCTGAACCTGGTGACTCACTCGGGATGAAACTTGATGCAACCGGCTTCAGCCGGATTGCCGCCCAGACCGCCAAACAGGTTATTATCCAGAAGGTTCGCGAAGCCGAGCGTGAAGGGATTTACAATGAATTCAAGGATCGCATTGGCGAACTGCTAAATGGCATCGTTCGTCGCTATGAGCGCGGTGACCTGATTATTGATCTCGGCCGGACCGAGGCTTTGCTGCCGCATCGCGAACAGGTCCCGCGCGAGAATTATCGTCAGGGTGACCGCGTTCGCGCGTACCTTTCTGAAGTCAAGCTTTCACCAAAGGGTCCGCAGATTATTCTTTCGCGAACTCACCCGGGGGTCGTGGCGTCGCTTTTCAGTTCCGAGGTTCCGGAGATTTCTGAAGGAATCGTTGAAATCATGGGAGTTGCTCGCGAACCTGGCAGTAGAACCAAGATCGCTGTTGTTTCTCATGATTCCGATGTCGATCCGGTTGGTGCCTGTGTCGGCATGCGCGGCTCGCGTGTGCAGAATGTTGTTTCCGAACTACGCGGGGAGAAAATCGATATTATTCCCTGGACGCCCGATATTGCGCGTTTTGCCTGCTCGGCACTTTCTCCGGCAGAGGTGACGCGGGTTTATGTCGATAATGAGGAACAGGCCCTCGAAATCATCGTTCCGGACGATCAGCTGTCGCTGGCGATCGGCAAAAAAGGTCAAAACGTTCGTCTGGCGGCCAAACTGAGTAATTGGCGGATCGATATCAAGAGCGAGTCGAGAGCTGCCGAGGCCGAACTTGAAGAAGCCGCGGCCGAAGAAGAGGCGTCAGATGAAATCACAACGGAATCGCTTCTTGAAAAATACACCAAGGACGAACTGTATCAAATGGCGAAGCAACATGCTATTCCGGGACGTAGCAGCCTCGGCAAGGAAGAGCTCGCGGAAAAACTTGCGGAGATCCTGCCGAATCTGACTCCGGAAGTTGATGAGGATGATGAAACGATACATGCATCGGCTGACCCGAAGGCCGAGGAGGATGTAGAGCAAGATATATGA
- a CDS encoding ribosome maturation factor — protein sequence MKRSLVDELLDLIEPVLEDMAYELVDLEFKQEGPEWFLRIFIDKDGGVGLDDCASVSREIGALLEVEDIIEPAYRLEVSSPGLDRPLKKPQDFERFAEHRVKVKTINLVDPDGRGYERKTFTGILQGVHDGRIRIEQTDKKGGEVEIALTEIGEANLDPEF from the coding sequence ATGAAACGATCACTGGTTGATGAGTTGCTCGATCTGATTGAACCGGTTCTGGAAGATATGGCGTACGAACTGGTTGATCTCGAGTTCAAGCAGGAAGGCCCCGAGTGGTTTCTGCGCATCTTTATCGACAAGGATGGCGGGGTCGGGCTTGATGATTGTGCTTCGGTCAGTCGCGAGATTGGTGCCCTGCTTGAAGTTGAGGATATTATCGAGCCTGCCTATCGGCTCGAAGTTTCATCGCCGGGGCTCGATCGACCACTCAAGAAGCCTCAGGATTTTGAGCGCTTTGCCGAACACCGGGTCAAGGTTAAGACCATTAATCTGGTCGATCCGGACGGTCGCGGCTACGAAAGGAAGACTTTTACCGGAATTCTTCAGGGAGTTCACGATGGGAGAATCCGGATTGAACAAACCGACAAAAAAGGTGGCGAGGTTGAAATCGCCTTGACCGAGATTGGTGAGGCCAACCTCGATCCGGAATTTTAA
- a CDS encoding RNA methyltransferase, with the protein MIELTIDNLSFGGRGIGRHAGKAVFVPDVIPGEKVRCRIVKDHKRYSDAELLEVLTPSPDRIDPECPVAAECGGCQWQHLPYARQLQWKESLFLESAVRSLAVESGSVRPIVASPSPWNYRCRAQVKCRTTGEGLIAGFYRPASHYIVDIEECPLLAPELNRFFRALKKQLSVGPPIHHLRQFDLSVDVYGQLSVIIHSPGSDPDRLLEVLKPIVETDGCSIFARLGHKGALVELFPGKQQIIRPLPGSPMELMFPAGGFVQVNLEQNKSLVSAVVAAVAADTRVLDLYCGVGNFSLPLAEKAAFVCGVEDYLPAILAARSNAQLLQSDNLEFRADTAELAIDKLWPQMQFDTVVLDPPRSGAYDVMRKLCRYKPGRVVYVSCDPMTLYRDLKLLLGNGYRIVSMRPYDMFPQTWHIESISVLERTGTT; encoded by the coding sequence ATGATTGAATTGACGATCGATAACCTGTCGTTCGGCGGTCGTGGCATCGGTCGGCATGCCGGTAAAGCGGTTTTTGTTCCGGACGTCATCCCGGGTGAAAAGGTTCGGTGCCGGATCGTTAAAGACCACAAACGTTATAGTGATGCCGAGCTGCTCGAGGTTCTGACACCGTCCCCGGACCGGATCGATCCTGAGTGCCCCGTCGCCGCTGAATGCGGCGGCTGTCAGTGGCAGCATTTGCCGTATGCCCGGCAGCTGCAATGGAAAGAATCTCTTTTTCTCGAGTCCGCCGTGCGTTCCCTGGCGGTTGAATCTGGCAGTGTCAGGCCGATTGTTGCATCTCCCTCGCCCTGGAACTATCGCTGCCGGGCCCAGGTCAAGTGCCGTACAACAGGGGAGGGGCTGATTGCCGGCTTCTACCGGCCGGCCAGTCATTATATCGTTGATATTGAAGAGTGCCCGCTGCTCGCCCCCGAACTGAACCGTTTTTTTCGTGCGCTCAAAAAACAACTCAGCGTCGGTCCCCCGATTCACCACCTCCGGCAGTTCGATCTCTCGGTTGATGTTTATGGTCAACTCTCAGTGATTATTCATTCTCCCGGAAGCGATCCGGATCGGCTGCTGGAAGTCCTGAAGCCGATCGTCGAGACTGACGGTTGCTCCATATTCGCCCGGCTTGGTCATAAGGGGGCTCTCGTCGAACTTTTTCCGGGCAAACAGCAGATTATCCGTCCGCTTCCGGGGTCGCCGATGGAGTTGATGTTCCCTGCTGGTGGTTTCGTCCAGGTAAACCTCGAGCAGAACAAGAGCCTGGTCAGTGCTGTAGTAGCCGCGGTAGCAGCCGATACGCGAGTCCTCGACCTGTATTGCGGGGTTGGGAACTTTTCTCTGCCATTGGCTGAAAAGGCTGCTTTTGTCTGCGGAGTCGAAGATTACTTGCCGGCGATCCTAGCGGCCCGAAGCAATGCGCAATTGCTGCAATCCGATAATCTGGAATTCCGGGCCGATACGGCGGAACTTGCGATCGACAAGCTCTGGCCGCAGATGCAGTTCGATACGGTTGTCCTCGATCCGCCACGGTCGGGTGCTTATGATGTCATGCGTAAACTGTGCAGATATAAGCCTGGTCGGGTTGTTTATGTCTCCTGTGACCCGATGACCCTGTACCGTGATCTTAAACTCCTGCTCGGTAATGGCTATCGAATCGTTTCGATGCGACCTTATGACATGTTTCCTCAGACCTGGCATATCGAATCGATTTCCGTACTTGAGCGAACCGGGACAACTTAG